The following are encoded in a window of Mycobacterium decipiens genomic DNA:
- a CDS encoding DNA-3-methyladenine glycosylase family protein has translation MRSIDLAVEAVVTFRGAAAFRHTLAPLRRGRGDPCFRVAGDGSVWRTTLLPTGSVTARISRVAADGAHCVAWGSGAEEFVDMLPAMLGADDDAAGFAPQDPTVIAAHRRLPHLRLGRTAQVLEALIPAVIEQRVPGADAFRSWRVLVAKYGTPAPGPAPAGMRVPPSSDVWRSIPSWEFHRANVDPGRAATVVGCARRAASLQRLVSLPAEQAREALTSLPGVGVWTAAETAQRAFGDADAVSVGDYHIPKMIGWTLLGRPVDDAVMLELLEPMRPHRHRVVRLLEASGLAREPRRGPRLPVQNIRAF, from the coding sequence TTGCGGTCAATCGACCTGGCCGTCGAAGCGGTGGTCACCTTCCGGGGGGCGGCGGCATTCAGGCACACTTTGGCACCGTTGCGCCGCGGTCGAGGTGATCCATGCTTTCGGGTTGCCGGAGACGGCTCGGTGTGGCGGACCACCTTGCTGCCCACCGGATCCGTCACGGCGCGGATTAGCCGCGTGGCAGCCGACGGAGCCCATTGCGTGGCGTGGGGCAGCGGCGCGGAGGAGTTCGTCGACATGCTGCCCGCGATGCTGGGCGCCGACGACGACGCGGCGGGCTTCGCGCCGCAGGATCCGACGGTGATTGCCGCGCACCGACGGCTCCCGCACTTGCGGCTGGGCCGGACCGCACAGGTGCTCGAGGCTCTCATCCCGGCGGTAATCGAACAGCGGGTACCGGGTGCGGACGCGTTTCGGTCGTGGCGCGTGCTGGTGGCCAAGTATGGGACGCCGGCCCCGGGTCCGGCGCCGGCCGGGATGCGGGTGCCGCCCTCGAGCGATGTGTGGCGGTCCATTCCGTCCTGGGAGTTCCACCGCGCCAATGTCGATCCCGGGCGGGCCGCGACGGTGGTGGGCTGCGCGCGGCGGGCGGCGTCGCTGCAGCGGCTGGTGTCGTTACCTGCGGAGCAGGCACGGGAGGCGCTGACGTCGTTGCCGGGAGTCGGCGTGTGGACCGCCGCCGAGACCGCGCAACGGGCGTTCGGTGATGCCGACGCGGTGTCGGTGGGTGACTATCACATTCCGAAAATGATCGGCTGGACGCTGCTGGGCCGTCCCGTCGATGACGCGGTCATGCTCGAGTTGCTGGAACCGATGCGACCGCACCGTCACCGGGTGGTGCGCCTGCTCGAAGCCAGCGGTCTGGCGCGAGAACCGCGCCGCGGACCGCGGCTGCCGGTGCAGAACATCCGCGCGTTTTAG
- a CDS encoding chloride channel protein: MNDQTQDEPEPIAAPPSAAGGRFGASIRSAGYLRKWFLLGIAIGVIAGLGAVVFYLALRYTSEFLLGYLADYHIPTPVGEGGNRGSTGFARPWAIPLVTTGGALLSALIVAKLAPEATGHGTDEAIEAVHSDPRAIRARAVLVKMVASALTIGSGGSGGREGPTAQISAGFCSLLARRLGLSDEDGRTAVALGIGAGIGAIFAAPLGGAVLAASIPYRDDFDYRSLLPGFITSGTAYAVLGAFLGFDPLFGYIDAEYRFEKPWPLLWFVVIGLVAAAVGYLYARVFHASVALTHRLPGGPVLKPALGGLLVGLVGLLIPQILSSGYGWAQLAADRGALLGIPLWIVILLPVAKILATSLSIGPGGSGGLFGPGIVIGAFVGAAIWRLGELTGLPGVPDEPGIFVVVGMMACFGSVARAPLAIMIMVAEMTGSFSVVPGAIIAVGIAALLLSRTNVTIYETQRLNRRTAEAERKGQIAGED, translated from the coding sequence TTGAACGACCAGACGCAGGACGAGCCGGAGCCGATAGCGGCCCCGCCGAGCGCCGCCGGCGGACGGTTCGGCGCATCGATCAGGAGCGCGGGCTACCTGCGCAAGTGGTTCCTGCTCGGCATCGCGATCGGTGTCATCGCAGGCCTCGGCGCCGTCGTCTTCTACCTCGCGCTCAGATACACCAGCGAGTTTCTGCTCGGCTACCTCGCGGACTATCACATTCCCACCCCCGTTGGGGAGGGCGGCAACCGCGGGTCCACCGGCTTCGCGCGTCCCTGGGCGATTCCGCTGGTGACGACAGGCGGGGCGCTGCTGTCGGCATTGATCGTGGCCAAGCTCGCCCCGGAAGCGACCGGCCACGGCACCGACGAAGCGATCGAAGCGGTACACAGTGATCCTCGAGCCATCCGCGCGCGGGCGGTGCTGGTGAAGATGGTGGCCAGCGCCTTGACCATCGGCTCGGGCGGTTCGGGGGGCCGCGAAGGCCCAACGGCGCAGATCTCGGCCGGCTTCTGCTCGTTGCTGGCCCGCCGGCTGGGACTGTCCGACGAAGACGGCCGGACCGCGGTGGCGCTGGGTATCGGCGCGGGCATCGGCGCCATCTTCGCCGCTCCCCTGGGCGGTGCGGTGCTGGCCGCCTCGATCCCCTACCGCGATGACTTCGACTATCGCAGCCTGCTGCCCGGTTTCATCACTTCGGGGACCGCCTACGCCGTGCTCGGCGCCTTCTTGGGTTTTGACCCGCTCTTCGGCTACATCGACGCCGAGTATCGCTTCGAAAAGCCTTGGCCGCTGCTGTGGTTCGTGGTGATCGGTCTGGTCGCTGCGGCCGTGGGCTACCTGTATGCCCGAGTCTTCCACGCGTCGGTGGCACTCACCCACCGGCTGCCCGGCGGACCGGTGCTCAAACCCGCGCTCGGCGGACTTTTGGTCGGGCTGGTGGGACTGCTGATCCCGCAGATCCTGAGCAGTGGCTACGGCTGGGCACAGCTGGCCGCCGACCGGGGGGCGCTGCTGGGCATCCCGTTGTGGATCGTCATCCTCTTGCCGGTCGCCAAGATCCTCGCGACGTCGCTGTCGATCGGTCCCGGGGGATCTGGCGGGCTGTTCGGTCCCGGAATCGTGATCGGCGCCTTCGTGGGGGCCGCGATATGGCGGCTGGGTGAGCTAACCGGATTGCCCGGGGTCCCCGACGAGCCCGGCATATTCGTCGTGGTGGGAATGATGGCGTGTTTCGGCAGTGTCGCCCGCGCGCCGCTGGCGATCATGATCATGGTCGCCGAGATGACCGGCTCGTTCTCGGTGGTGCCCGGAGCGATCATCGCCGTCGGGATCGCGGCACTGCTGTTGTCCCGCACCAACGTCACCATCTATGAAACCCAGCGGCTGAACCGGCGGACCGCCGAGGCCGAGCGCAAAGGTCAGATCGCCGGCGAGGACTGA
- a CDS encoding TetR/AcrR family transcriptional regulator, which produces MPTTPLTASRGPGRPPAAKADETRKRIVRAARQVFSEHGYDGATFQAIAIRADLTRPAINHYFSSKRVLYQEVVDQTNELVVAAGIDRARREPTLMGRLSVIASFALEADAQHPSSTAFLATAVLESQRHPELSQGDNDAVLTTREFLIWAVNDAIERGELAADVDVASLAETLLVVLCGVGFYLGFVGSYQRMETITESFQQLLAGTLWRPPA; this is translated from the coding sequence ATGCCAACAACGCCGCTCACGGCGAGTCGTGGACCGGGTCGTCCCCCCGCGGCGAAAGCAGACGAAACGCGAAAGCGCATTGTGCGGGCCGCCCGCCAGGTGTTCAGCGAGCATGGCTACGACGGCGCGACGTTCCAGGCGATCGCGATCCGCGCGGATCTGACCCGACCGGCGATCAATCACTACTTCTCTAGCAAGCGGGTGCTGTACCAAGAGGTGGTTGATCAGACCAACGAACTGGTCGTCGCGGCCGGCATCGACCGGGCCCGTCGGGAGCCGACCCTGATGGGGCGGCTTTCGGTGATCGCCTCCTTCGCGTTGGAGGCCGATGCGCAGCACCCGTCCTCGACCGCGTTTCTGGCCACCGCCGTGCTGGAATCTCAGCGGCATCCGGAATTGAGTCAGGGCGACAACGACGCCGTGCTAACAACCCGGGAATTCCTAATCTGGGCGGTCAACGATGCGATCGAACGGGGCGAACTCGCCGCCGATGTCGATGTCGCTTCGTTGGCCGAGACATTGTTGGTCGTGCTGTGCGGGGTGGGCTTCTATCTCGGTTTTGTCGGGAGCTACCAACGGATGGAGACCATTACCGAGTCGTTCCAGCAGCTGCTGGCCGGAACGCTCTGGCGGCCCCCGGCCTAA
- a CDS encoding SAM-dependent methyltransferase, with product MTELDDVSPLRPSRRTAGDTWTITESVGATALGVAAARAVETAGTHPLIRDEFAEVLVSSAGSAWARLADADLAWLDGDQHGQRVHRVACDYQAVRTHFFDEYFGATVKAGIRQVVILAAGLDARAYRLNWPAITAVYEIDQPGVLAYKKRILQSHGAIPTARRHAVAVDLRDDWPAALIDAGFDRTQPTAWLAEGLLPYLPGDAADRLFEMVTALSVPDSQVAIEAFTMNMKGNTQRWNWMRERLGLDIDVAALAYDEPDRSDAAQWLAEHGWQVHGVSNREEMARLGREIPEDLVDETVRTTLLRARLVGPSN from the coding sequence GTGACCGAACTCGATGACGTGTCCCCGTTGCGACCCTCGCGGCGGACCGCTGGCGATACCTGGACGATCACCGAAAGCGTCGGCGCCACCGCGTTGGGGGTTGCCGCCGCTCGGGCCGTGGAAACGGCCGGTACTCATCCGCTGATCCGTGACGAGTTCGCCGAAGTGTTGGTGTCGTCGGCCGGTTCGGCGTGGGCCCGGCTGGCCGACGCCGACTTGGCCTGGCTCGACGGCGACCAGCACGGGCAACGCGTTCATCGGGTCGCATGCGACTACCAGGCGGTGCGCACCCATTTCTTCGACGAGTACTTCGGTGCCACCGTCAAAGCGGGTATCCGGCAGGTGGTGATCCTCGCCGCCGGACTGGACGCCCGGGCCTACCGCCTGAACTGGCCGGCTATCACCGCGGTGTACGAGATCGACCAGCCCGGTGTGCTGGCGTACAAGAAGCGGATTCTTCAGTCGCATGGCGCGATTCCAACGGCCAGACGCCATGCCGTCGCGGTGGACCTGCGCGACGACTGGCCGGCCGCGCTGATAGACGCCGGATTCGATCGCACCCAACCGACCGCCTGGCTGGCCGAGGGTCTGTTGCCCTACCTGCCCGGCGACGCTGCGGACCGGCTATTCGAGATGGTCACCGCGCTCAGCGTGCCGGACAGCCAGGTCGCCATCGAGGCTTTCACCATGAACATGAAGGGCAACACGCAGCGCTGGAATTGGATGCGCGAGCGACTCGGTCTGGATATCGATGTCGCGGCGCTGGCCTATGACGAGCCCGACCGTTCGGATGCCGCGCAATGGCTGGCCGAGCACGGCTGGCAGGTGCACGGCGTGAGCAATCGCGAGGAGATGGCCCGCCTGGGCCGGGAGATCCCCGAGGATCTGGTTGACGAGACCGTCCGCACGACGCTGCTGCGTGCGCGTCTGGTCGGGCCGTCCAACTGA
- a CDS encoding class I SAM-dependent methyltransferase, producing the protein MRTHDDSWDIKTSVGTTAVMVAAARAVETERPDPLIRDPYAKLLVSNAGVGAILEALLDPSMVAKVAAIDAETGAVVQFMRSYQAVRTHFFDTYFADAVADGIRQVVILASGLDSRAYRLDWPAGTIVYEIDQPKVLAYKSATLAENGVTPSADRRAVPVDLRQDWPTALRDAGFDPAAPTAWLAEGLLMYLPADAQDRLFTQVGAVSVAGSRIAAETSPVHADERRAEFWARFKKVADVLGFEQTVDVQELIYHDPNRASVADWLNRHGWRAVANSAPDEMRRVGRWVDGVPMADDPEAFAEFVTAERL; encoded by the coding sequence ATTCGTACCCATGACGACAGCTGGGACATCAAAACCAGCGTCGGGACGACCGCGGTCATGGTGGCTGCGGCCCGGGCCGTCGAAACTGAGCGGCCCGACCCGCTGATTCGCGATCCCTACGCCAAACTGCTGGTCAGCAACGCCGGGGTCGGCGCCATCTTGGAAGCCCTGTTGGACCCGTCGATGGTGGCCAAGGTAGCGGCCATCGACGCCGAAACCGGCGCCGTCGTCCAGTTCATGCGCAGCTACCAGGCGGTGCGGACCCACTTCTTCGACACCTACTTCGCCGACGCTGTCGCCGACGGAATCCGGCAGGTGGTGATACTGGCGTCCGGATTGGATTCTCGCGCCTATCGTCTGGACTGGCCGGCCGGAACCATCGTGTATGAGATCGATCAGCCCAAGGTGCTTGCCTATAAGTCCGCCACGCTGGCCGAAAACGGCGTGACGCCGTCGGCTGATCGCCGCGCGGTGCCGGTCGACCTGCGGCAGGATTGGCCCACCGCGCTGCGTGATGCGGGGTTTGACCCGGCGGCACCCACGGCGTGGTTGGCCGAGGGACTGTTGATGTACCTGCCGGCCGACGCTCAGGACCGGCTGTTCACCCAAGTCGGCGCGGTGAGTGTGGCGGGGAGCCGGATCGCGGCCGAAACTTCGCCGGTGCACGCCGACGAGCGGCGAGCGGAATTCTGGGCGCGGTTCAAGAAGGTGGCCGATGTGCTTGGCTTCGAGCAGACCGTTGACGTGCAGGAGCTGATCTATCACGACCCGAATCGGGCGTCGGTTGCCGACTGGCTCAATCGCCACGGTTGGCGGGCCGTCGCCAACAGCGCGCCCGACGAGATGCGCCGGGTGGGCCGCTGGGTTGATGGGGTGCCGATGGCGGACGACCCGGAAGCGTTCGCCGAGTTTGTCACCGCCGAGCGGTTGTAG
- a CDS encoding aldehyde dehydrogenase family protein: MMTTGSVARKTHGSQTPETQAPATISDEKRHDIAETVARLRQTFASGRTRGVEWRKRQLLALQKLVDENEDAIGAALAEDLDRKPFEAYLADIAMTSAEAKYAAKRVRRWMRRRYLLLEVPQLPGRGWVEYEPYGTVLIIGAWNYPFYLTLGPAVGAIAAGNTVVLKPSEVAAASARLMAELVPRYLDTDAVALIEGDGKVSQQLIAQGFDRVMFTGGTEIGRKVYEGAAPHLTPVTLELGGKSPVIVTADADVDVAAKRIAWIKLLNAGQTCVAPDYVLADATIRDELVSKIGAAITKFRSDEPHGLRIVNQHQFDRLSGYICAAKADEKGEVVVGGECDASSLRIQPTVVVDPDPDGPLMRNEIFGPILPVVTVKSVDEAIRFVNSRPKPLSAYLFTKSRAVRERVIKEVPAGGMLVNHLAFQVSTAKLPFGGVGASGMGAYHGRWGFEEFSHRKSVLTKPTRPDLSSFIYPPYTERAIKMARRLF, translated from the coding sequence ATGATGACCACCGGATCGGTTGCCCGGAAGACCCACGGATCCCAAACCCCGGAGACTCAAGCCCCGGCGACCATTTCGGATGAAAAGCGACACGATATCGCTGAAACGGTGGCTCGGCTTCGCCAGACCTTTGCCAGCGGGCGCACCCGCGGTGTCGAGTGGCGCAAGCGGCAGCTGCTTGCGCTGCAGAAGTTGGTGGACGAGAACGAGGATGCGATCGGCGCAGCGCTCGCCGAGGATCTGGACCGCAAGCCGTTCGAGGCTTACCTCGCCGACATCGCGATGACCTCGGCCGAAGCGAAGTACGCGGCCAAGCGGGTGCGCAGGTGGATGCGCCGCAGGTACCTGCTGCTCGAGGTGCCGCAGCTGCCCGGGCGTGGCTGGGTGGAGTACGAGCCCTATGGCACCGTCTTGATCATCGGCGCCTGGAACTACCCGTTCTACCTCACCCTGGGTCCGGCGGTCGGTGCCATCGCCGCCGGGAACACCGTCGTGCTCAAGCCCTCGGAAGTCGCAGCGGCCTCGGCGCGCTTGATGGCCGAGTTGGTGCCTCGCTACCTCGACACCGATGCGGTTGCACTGATCGAGGGTGACGGCAAGGTGAGTCAGCAGCTGATCGCGCAGGGTTTCGACCGGGTGATGTTCACCGGTGGCACCGAGATCGGCCGCAAGGTCTATGAAGGCGCCGCACCCCATCTGACCCCGGTCACCCTCGAGCTCGGCGGCAAGAGCCCGGTGATCGTCACGGCCGATGCCGACGTCGATGTCGCGGCCAAGCGGATCGCCTGGATCAAACTGCTCAACGCCGGACAGACCTGCGTCGCGCCCGACTATGTGCTGGCCGACGCGACGATCCGGGACGAGCTGGTCAGCAAGATCGGCGCCGCCATCACAAAGTTCCGCTCGGATGAGCCGCACGGGCTGCGCATTGTCAACCAGCACCAATTCGACCGGCTGAGCGGATACATCTGCGCGGCGAAAGCCGACGAAAAGGGCGAGGTCGTGGTGGGCGGCGAATGTGACGCGTCGAGCTTGCGCATTCAACCGACCGTGGTAGTCGATCCCGACCCGGACGGGCCGCTAATGCGCAACGAGATCTTCGGGCCGATCCTGCCGGTGGTCACCGTCAAATCCGTGGACGAGGCGATACGCTTCGTCAATTCGCGGCCCAAGCCACTGTCGGCATACCTGTTCACCAAGTCACGTGCCGTGCGCGAGCGGGTGATCAAGGAAGTGCCGGCCGGCGGCATGCTGGTCAACCATCTCGCCTTCCAGGTGTCCACGGCCAAGCTGCCATTCGGCGGGGTCGGTGCATCGGGCATGGGCGCCTACCACGGCCGCTGGGGCTTCGAGGAGTTCAGCCACCGCAAATCGGTGTTGACCAAGCCGACCCGGCCCGACCTGTCGAGCTTCATCTACCCGCCGTACACCGAGCGGGCGATCAAGATGGCTCGCCGGCTGTTTTGA
- a CDS encoding SDR family NAD(P)-dependent oxidoreductase, translated as MPGLQDRVVVVTGAGGGLGRDYALTLAGEGANVVVNDLGGARDGTGAGSAMADEVVAEIRDAGGRAVANYDSVATEDGAANIIKTALDEFGAVHGVVSNAGILRDGTFHKMSFENWDAVLKVHLYGGYHVLRAAWPHFREQSYGRIVVATSTSGLFGNFGQSNYGAAKLGLVGLINTLALEGAKYNIHANAVAPIAATRMTQDIMPPEVLEKLTPEFVAPVVVYLCAEECADSGSVFVVGGGKVQRVALFGNDGANFDKPPSVQDVAARWGEITDLSGAKKAGFKL; from the coding sequence ATGCCCGGACTGCAGGATCGCGTCGTCGTCGTTACCGGAGCTGGCGGTGGATTGGGGCGCGACTACGCCCTCACCCTGGCCGGGGAGGGCGCCAATGTCGTCGTCAATGACCTCGGTGGCGCCCGCGACGGGACTGGCGCCGGCTCGGCGATGGCCGACGAGGTCGTCGCTGAGATTCGCGACGCGGGCGGCCGTGCCGTCGCCAACTATGACAGTGTCGCCACCGAGGACGGCGCGGCGAACATCATTAAAACCGCGCTCGACGAGTTCGGCGCCGTGCACGGCGTGGTGAGTAACGCCGGGATCCTCCGCGACGGCACCTTCCACAAGATGTCGTTCGAGAACTGGGACGCGGTGCTCAAGGTGCACCTTTATGGCGGGTACCACGTGCTGCGTGCGGCCTGGCCGCATTTCCGGGAGCAGAGCTACGGCCGGATCGTCGTGGCGACTTCCACCAGCGGACTGTTTGGCAACTTCGGTCAGAGCAACTATGGGGCGGCCAAGCTCGGTCTGGTCGGTCTGATCAATACGCTGGCCCTGGAAGGGGCCAAGTACAACATCCACGCCAATGCGGTCGCCCCGATCGCGGCGACCAGGATGACCCAGGACATCATGCCGCCCGAGGTACTGGAGAAGCTCACGCCCGAGTTCGTCGCGCCGGTGGTGGTCTACCTATGCGCCGAGGAGTGTGCCGATAGCGGGTCGGTGTTCGTGGTCGGTGGCGGCAAGGTGCAGCGAGTCGCGCTGTTCGGCAACGATGGCGCCAACTTCGACAAGCCGCCGTCGGTACAGGACGTCGCGGCGCGGTGGGGTGAGATCACCGACCTGTCCGGTGCGAAAAAAGCTGGCTTCAAGTTATAG
- a CDS encoding NADPH:quinone oxidoreductase family protein, with product MKACVVKELSGPSGMVYTDIDDVSGGGGKIVIDVRAAGVCFPDLLLTKGEYQLKLPPPFVPGMETAGVVRSAPSGAGFHVGERVSAFGVLGGYAEQVAVPVTNVVRSPVELDDAEAVSLLVNYNTMYFALARRAALRPGDTVLVLGAAGGVGTAAVQIAKAMRAGKVIAVVHREGAIDYVASLGADVVLPLTDGWAQQVREHTYGQGVDIVVDPVGGPTFDDAVGVLAVDGKLLSIGFAAGAIPTLKVNQLLVRNISVVGVGWGEYLNKVPGSAALFSWGLNQLVFLGLRPPPPQRYPLSEAQAALQSLDDGGVLGKVVLEP from the coding sequence ATGAAAGCCTGTGTCGTAAAGGAGCTTTCCGGCCCGTCCGGAATGGTGTACACCGATATCGACGATGTGTCCGGTGGCGGTGGAAAGATCGTCATCGACGTCCGCGCCGCCGGCGTGTGCTTTCCGGACTTGCTGCTGACCAAGGGCGAGTATCAACTGAAGCTGCCGCCGCCGTTCGTGCCCGGCATGGAAACGGCCGGCGTGGTGCGCTCGGCGCCATCCGGCGCGGGTTTTCATGTGGGCGAACGTGTTTCGGCGTTCGGGGTCCTCGGCGGCTACGCCGAACAAGTTGCGGTTCCGGTGACCAATGTGGTTCGCAGCCCCGTGGAACTCGATGACGCCGAGGCGGTTTCGTTGTTGGTGAACTACAACACCATGTACTTCGCCCTGGCTCGGCGTGCCGCGCTGCGGCCGGGAGATACCGTGCTGGTGCTCGGCGCTGCTGGCGGGGTTGGCACGGCCGCCGTCCAGATCGCGAAGGCGATGCGCGCCGGCAAGGTTATTGCCGTGGTGCACCGCGAGGGTGCGATCGATTATGTCGCTTCGCTCGGCGCCGACGTGGTGCTTCCGCTGACCGACGGCTGGGCCCAGCAGGTGCGTGAGCATACCTACGGCCAGGGCGTGGACATCGTCGTCGATCCGGTTGGCGGACCGACTTTCGATGACGCGGTTGGCGTGCTGGCGGTCGACGGCAAGTTGCTGTCGATCGGCTTCGCCGCGGGCGCCATCCCCACCCTCAAGGTCAACCAGTTGCTGGTGCGCAATATCAGCGTGGTGGGTGTGGGGTGGGGCGAGTATCTCAACAAGGTCCCCGGTTCGGCCGCCTTGTTCTCCTGGGGTTTGAACCAGCTGGTCTTCCTGGGGCTGAGACCGCCTCCGCCGCAACGTTATCCGTTGTCCGAAGCGCAGGCCGCGTTGCAGAGCCTGGACGATGGCGGTGTGCTCGGCAAGGTTGTCCTGGAACCGTAG
- a CDS encoding PE family protein, giving the protein MTYVTAQLDMMAAAAADVAGIGSAVSQANAAAAGPTTALVAAAADEVSAATATLFSTFAHEYQAITKQAAVYHEQFTQALAAAGRAYASAEAANAAAASNALSALTAPARALVSPLSVSNALAAPAAATDISLVMHGSGMPIPSPGYVLDVVTKYVTPNFPGFTADHAQALATPEGFYPLTAVKDLTLDVSVARGVTILEDAIRQQLAAGNKVAVVGFSQSAMLSSLVMPNLHAAGIPTTDVNFTLLGNPMNPNGGLVSRFAGLVFPSLGATFYGSTPDNLYPTNVYTIEYDGFASFPQYPIFFLSDLNAMLGVLYAHGEYPNLTPEQIASAVVLPTEGPTQTTYYMIPNENLPILQPVRAIPVVGNIVAALIEPNVEVLVNLGYGDPNYGYSTGPANVPTPFGLLPPVHPQTVLDALVLGTQQGMHDASVEASNVGFPSLPSLALSDGSNGQMLLPNPLTVPGTLALPQWSIDTIIKDLQAANTNINNAFTGAISTGYSVLLPTADIATAGLLTLPSYNVNLFLDGILQAANGDPVGLVNALGYPIAATVGLLTVGIGLEVLVIEKAAAAIVRDLAAIVP; this is encoded by the coding sequence ATGACGTACGTGACGGCGCAACTGGACATGATGGCGGCGGCGGCCGCGGATGTGGCCGGTATCGGTTCAGCCGTCAGCCAAGCCAACGCGGCGGCGGCGGGCCCGACAACCGCTCTGGTGGCCGCCGCTGCCGACGAGGTGTCAGCGGCGACCGCGACGCTGTTTAGTACATTCGCTCACGAGTACCAGGCGATCACCAAACAGGCCGCGGTGTATCACGAGCAGTTCACACAAGCCCTGGCCGCCGCCGGGCGTGCCTACGCCAGCGCCGAGGCGGCGAACGCCGCCGCGGCATCGAATGCGTTGAGCGCCCTCACCGCACCAGCCCGGGCCCTGGTGAGCCCGCTCAGCGTGAGCAACGCACTGGCGGCCCCGGCAGCCGCGACCGACATTTCTTTGGTCATGCATGGCAGCGGGATGCCCATACCGTCACCGGGTTACGTGCTCGACGTTGTGACGAAATACGTGACACCCAATTTCCCGGGTTTCACCGCAGACCACGCGCAAGCCCTCGCTACGCCCGAAGGGTTTTATCCGCTAACCGCGGTTAAAGACTTGACCCTCGACGTGTCGGTGGCCCGAGGCGTCACCATCCTCGAAGACGCGATCCGCCAGCAGCTCGCCGCCGGAAACAAGGTTGCCGTTGTCGGTTTCTCACAAAGCGCCATGCTCTCCTCGCTGGTAATGCCGAATCTCCACGCGGCCGGCATCCCGACTACCGATGTAAACTTCACGCTGCTCGGCAATCCGATGAACCCCAACGGCGGCCTCGTCTCGCGCTTTGCCGGCCTGGTCTTCCCGAGTCTGGGTGCTACCTTCTACGGCTCGACCCCGGACAATCTCTACCCGACCAACGTGTACACGATCGAATACGACGGCTTCGCCAGCTTTCCGCAGTACCCAATCTTTTTCTTGTCCGACCTCAACGCCATGCTGGGCGTCCTCTATGCGCACGGCGAATATCCGAACCTAACGCCCGAGCAGATTGCCTCCGCGGTCGTATTGCCGACCGAGGGACCCACCCAAACCACGTATTACATGATTCCCAACGAGAATTTGCCGATCTTGCAGCCGGTGCGCGCGATCCCGGTAGTGGGGAACATCGTGGCAGCCCTGATCGAACCGAACGTCGAGGTGCTGGTAAACCTGGGCTACGGCGACCCCAACTATGGCTATTCGACCGGGCCGGCCAACGTGCCCACCCCGTTTGGACTGCTGCCGCCGGTCCACCCACAAACAGTTCTGGACGCGCTGGTGCTCGGCACGCAGCAGGGAATGCACGACGCTTCGGTCGAAGCCAGCAACGTCGGCTTCCCGTCACTGCCGAGCCTGGCACTGTCGGACGGATCGAACGGGCAGATGCTGCTGCCAAATCCGTTGACCGTGCCCGGCACACTGGCGTTGCCACAGTGGTCGATCGATACCATCATCAAGGACCTGCAGGCGGCGAACACCAATATCAACAACGCCTTCACGGGTGCGATCTCGACGGGTTACTCGGTGTTGCTGCCAACCGCGGACATCGCTACTGCCGGCCTCCTAACCCTGCCGTCCTACAACGTCAACCTGTTCCTGGACGGAATCTTGCAGGCGGCCAACGGCGATCCCGTCGGGCTCGTCAATGCTCTCGGCTATCCGATCGCCGCTACGGTGGGACTGCTCACGGTAGGTATCGGTCTCGAAGTTCTAGTCATCGAAAAGGCGGCCGCAGCGATTGTCCGCGATCTCGCCGCTATCGTGCCCTGA